One Eptesicus fuscus isolate TK198812 chromosome 13, DD_ASM_mEF_20220401, whole genome shotgun sequence genomic window, TCAGCTCCTAAGTGGGTGACTCCTGCCTTGCCCAGAGCACTGGGTTGCAGGAGATTGAAGCCCTCCCAAAGCAAGCACTTACGGattctggggggaggggtgttccaaCTGCCCCCAACTTCTTTGGGTGATGTCTTCGTGGTGGTGGGGGGttgcattttattctttcattggCAGTATCTATCTCTCACTTTGGAGGTGCTTAAGCAGAAGCATTAACTTCTCTGGAAATGGAGTTGGGAGGACTCAGACCCTTCCCTTGTCCTGATGTTCAGCTCCTCTCTCTAGGAAATTCTGGAggctcccatccccaccctccagctTCTAGTACTCTCCTAGAGAGAGGGACAGGCTGGAGCTATGCCTTGGAGGCCACAAAGCCTTATTATCAAGTGTCTTCCTCAAATCATGGATTCATTTACACTTGAGCCAAAATGATGCCCCTGTTACCAGCTTTTCTGTGGTGCTGGCATTTCCCTTGTGCCTAACACCAGCATTTGAGGGGCTGGACTTCCTGCCCTGCCAAGGTCTCTGCCGGCTCGTGCTTTGCTCAGCTGTGGCTGAGGAGACTGGTGGGACAGCTCtggccctctcctctccatgATCCAGGGAGGTTAGGTCTGAGACTTTTCTGTTCCCCTTTTTTTAAGTGCCTTAATAGAAGGGCGAGTTGTTTggagagtgggggggagggcaggctggcagCTCTCCAGTCAACAGGCTCAGTTTTTACTGAAGAATCAAAGCAGTTGGACTCTTGCTTTTACTCTGAACTAATAAATTTGTTGCCAAGCCTATCAGAGGTTTGCCTTCTTTCATCACACTCGTGCTGGTCACGTCAGACCGGGCATTGGTGATACAGACTTGGATGAATATTTAGTCACTGGGGAGCTTGCCCTCTGAGGATGCCCTTGGAAACCCCTAGTCACTGTCCAGTGGATGAAAGGCAGCTAAGATGGGTGGGGTTGTCAGCGTAGTGAAAGCCTCGTAGGGCCTATTGGCTGTGGGGAACTTCAGCTCGTGGATAAACAGGAAGGTGGGTTTCAAAGGGACCAGCCAGCATCTGTAGGTGAGCAGGGTAAGAACGGTGTGGAAAGGCTCAATGGGGCCAGGCTGTAGAAGATCAAGAACGCTGGACTAAGGTATGGCCTTCATCTTTGGGGTGGCCAAGGGAGAGAGCGTATCTGTGGGGGAAGTAAGTGCCAGGTAAAGGTCTGTGGTTTGATAGCCTGTTCTGCTAGGACCAAGGACCTAAGAAATGTTAACTCCGCAGCCCCACGGGGCCTAAACAAAGCCAGGCCACGACCCAAAGGGCTAGAGCACAGGCATTTCCGGTTTGTCCCGACGCATGCGCAGTAAAGCAGAATTCCGGCGCTAGGGGCCCGGCCGCGAGGACCAGCCTTTCTGAGTGCGCACGCGCACATGTAGTAGCCTGTGACCGGAAGCCAGGTAACGCGCTTGGGGAAAATCCCTGTCCTGTAGCAGATGACGTCTGTGTTCCGGGTTTTGCGCTGTTGCAGGAGGGTGAAGGCGGCGGCAAGCGATTTATCAGTGGGACTTGCTACAGCAGCTAGCGAGGCCCGTGGGAACACCGTAGACGCTGGGCGCAGGGGCGGCGGAATGTTGTGAAACCGGAAAATGTCTAGCGTGGACCTCGCTGCAGCCTCTTGGTCAGGGGGCGGGGTCTGCGGCGGGGCCTGAAACTGGGTGAGCTACTCAGGGGTCAGCACCAACTGCACTTCCGTGCGAGGGGCGGGACCTGACCGTAGTGGCCGGGTCAAGACCCGGGCGAACCTGCCAGGCAGCCCTCGGGGAGGCGGGGCCTTGTCTGGTGAGAAGGCTAACCCTAAACTGAGGAAGTGGATGGCGGGGCAGGAGCTGCCCGAAATTTGGCCAACCTGAGGCTTAGAGGGATCCTCCAGCCACGCCTCGTTTCGCTCTTCTTGGCATTCCCAGCGTCCGGCAGTGTCCTCCCGTGACCCCCGGAAACCCTTCCCACACTTCCTGAGTGACCTCATCCTGTTCTGGGCGCACCAGCCCCAAATCCTTATCTCCAGCCTAGACCTCTCTTCTGCGTGCCGGTCCACTGGACATCTCACACCGACGTCCCTCTCCAAAGAGCCTGTTTCAAATGACCAGAGCTGTCCCCAGCCTACTCTCCCCAGCTCAGCGATGCGCCTGTCCTCCTCCAGGGGCTACCACTGCGGATGCTGCATGTTCTCCCCAAGCCCAGGTCCTGGCAAGTCTGCCTACttctccccatctccacccctATCACGCCTAGTTTAGGCTTCCACTACCTCCCACCACGGCTGCTGCtacagcctcctccctggctttGCTTTCCCTGCAGCCAAATCTCGCCTCATTAGTCTCATTTTGAACATCTGTCAACGACATGGCCAGATCTGTGTTCGGCAGACACACACCCAGAGAGCGACCAGCGCCTTCCACGCGGCCCCGGGAGGGCTGCTCAGTATAGCCCACTCGGGTAAGAGCTGGAAGTGTTGGGAACTGCTAGTCCAGGATCCCTAGTGCACCCTTCACAGCTCTTTCTGGTTCAGCTCCAGCCTCTCGCCCTGACGCCAGTCCGATAGTCCCCAGACTGGTGCTACCCGGAATGCCTTCAGCTCAGCCTTCACAACCCAGCCCTCACATTGCCTTCCCATGAAGCCTGACACCCTGATGCTGTGACTCAAAGCCTCGCCATCAGCCAAAGCCTAGTTAATGGATGGACAGAGCCGGTCTCAGCAGGGTGAGCCTCAGCCAGCCAGCAGGAGCGGGGCAGGCATGTGATACTGGGCAAGTCAGTGCCCTGTTGGGGCCTCAGATCCAGAAAATGGGTTTAGATGAAATTCAAGTTTGGACCTGCTCGTGGGAAAGGGCCTAGGCTGGTGAGGGGGACATCGGCTGGTGAGGAGAGAAGTAGGTCAAGGACTGATTTCCTCCAGGACATAGAAATACCTTCCAGGCAGCTGAGGCACAGACACTGCCACTCTGGAACTGGGCCCTGTACGCTCTGGCCCTTCGGGAGGGGGAGTAGGGAGTGCCAGGCTTGGGAGCTCGGTGactagagaggaaaggaggggccTGCATGGGGGAGGTGAGCGGGGGGAGGGCCTTGCAAGGTGAAAAGGGGGTGGTCAGGCTCCTTGACCCCTAAACTCCATCTCTTCCCTGTCCTGCAGATCCACCCTCTGCCCCTGATCGCAGCCCATCAGCTTTGGTTCCAGGGCAGGGACCTGGCTGGGCCTCGTTTGGACAACTGAGCAGAgcaggtgtggggtgtggccACGTGCCTCCCCACAGACCAAATGAATGTTCATGGAAGAGAAGCCAAAGATGGCCGCGCATCAGAGACCCCTCAGTGAGcgccagcccagccctgtcccctgggccTGCCTTTCTGACAGGTCCTGGGAGCTCGGCTGGGGTCTCTGAGGGCAAAACCCCTCCCCCTGTCATGACCATCAAACACAAACAACACAAACTGCAGTGGCTTCTTTAATCCCTGAAGTCCCCTTTTCTCACAGAATATTTACAAACAGGCACGGGGCAGGGGAAACTTCGCCACCAGTactgggctggggagtgggggcagtgCTAAGATGCGCCTGTGCGCAGGGCGAGTTCCTGAGGGGGCCCAGGGCCCGGTGCGGCCCCGCGCCCTGAAGGACCTGGGCGGTGCCGAGCAggtccacagccaggctgaggctGGGCCGAGCGGCTCAGGCCAAGTCCGTGGTGGGCGAGCCCAGGTGCTTGGAGGCCAGGAGCAGGCGGTTGTTGTTCCGCAGGCTGCgaacctcctcctccagggccgcCCTGTCCGCCTTCTCCTAGGGGGGTGGGGCGAGGCCGCCCGAGTCAGAATGGGGGCCCCTTTCCTGTGGCAGCCCTGCGATTTCCCCGCAAACCCAGCCACCCTGTCACCTTCTGCAGGTCCTCCTGCAGCTTCCTGAGCAGGGACTCCAGGTGAGAGACCTTCTCGGACAGGCTCCTGGGTTCTGGCCTGAGGACATGGGGGTCAAGACTCAGCTGGACTGAGGCAGAGGTCAGTACCACAGCTGGCCCCAGGCCCACCGGAGAGggcccccagtctcctcagaCATATGTGTATGCTTAAGTCCACTGAACGGGCACAGATGGTGGTCACATAGACATGGTGAAGGggccagatcagggtggggagccTTACTCAGCATCAGGTTTGGGGGTTCCCCTGGCATCTCCACTCTCTGGGATGGGCTGTCCTGTGGGGAAAGAGGAACAGCAGGTCGGTAAAGGAAGTAAGAGCCCCATCCTGGCTCCTCCCCACAGCACTCACCCTCAGTGGCCTCACCCTCCCGGGACAGCGACTCCAGGATGGTGTTGCAAGTGGAGGCGATCTCCGAGATGGACTGCCACTCGTCCTCCAGAGTCTCCGCGCCCGCCTCCGACATGACTGGGCACAGGAGGCGGGCTCAgccagggaagcccaggcccgccgcccgccgccgccctgTGCCCGCCGCCGCCCTGTGCCCGCCCTGCTCCACACTCACTTTTGCTGATGGAGTTTCGAAGAGACAAGGTCCGTGGCAGGAAGGAGGCCCTCATCTCTGGGGCCGGGTCGCCTCTGTCCTCATCGccattggggctggccggcccaTCCTGAGGGGCAGAAATGGGCATGGACGCAGGGACGCCCACCATCACCACTGTGCCCGCCCCTGCTTGCGGGGCTCCAGCGCCTTGTTTCTGCTcacctgggtggggggtgtctcccTGCCAGCACCCGGAGGTGACGGCTTGGCCGTGGCTGCCAGGAGGAGGTCTGGGGTGGTGTTGGGCAGGACTGGGGCCTCATCTgacagggagctggggagagcaAGGAGAGCTCGGCACTAGAAGCCGCACCCACGGTCCTTGCTGGCAGAGGCCGGCCTGCGCAGCCTCACTGGGCGGGGAGGGAacgagggagggcagagggggcgcACCTGCAGGGCGATGGCGAGTGCTGGCTGTGCAGGAACTCGGTCCTCTCCTCGGCTAGGTCTCCGGGCCCCGGCGGGCCGCTGCCGTCACTCAGGCACACGTGCAGCAGCTGCTGCGTGGTGGGCATCAGGGCCACTTCAGGCGCCTCTTCCTGCACTGGCCCTGGGGCCCCGCGCCTGCCGGGCTCCTGCAGAGACAGCCTGTACAGCTCCGAGAAgctcctggggaggaggggcagctttAGCTAGGAGCACCCCGTCCCCAGCACCCTGCatccccagcccacccctgccgTCGAGACTCACTTCCAGGAGAGCTCTCCACTCGCCCTCACAAGGAAAAATGTTAGCCTGGCTACAGGCCGTGTTCCCAGACCTAGATTCAACCCGCAGTGCTGCCCCTGAGTATCCAGGGCAAgtccctctgtccccctctccacCTGGGAAACGGGATAATAGTCCTGACCTCACACCTTGCTGTGAGGATTTAGATAATAACACAGgtatgcccggctggtgttgctcagtggttgagcgtcaaccaatgagccaaatgaaccaggaggtcacggttcgacctcggtcagggcacatgcctggtcgcaggctggatccccagtgtggggcgtgcaggaggcagacgatcaatgattctcatcactgatgtttctctctctctctccctctctgaaatcaataaaaatatattttaaaaagataacacagGTAACTCATTTAGCATAGAGATCCAAAAGCTACTTTGTGGGGACAAACCCGGCCTCGGCCTTTTCTCTTTCAGGTGTGCCTGTTCCTTTACTAATGCAAGCCAAGAAGAGTGGAAAGAAATCAGAACATTTCATGACACGTGAAACTCATAAAGTTCAAATGTCAGTGTCTATAAATAAAGCTTCAGAACTCACTTACTCCCTTCACTCTAGTGACACAAGGCCCCGCGCGGCGgcagctgccccgccctcccacctTCCCGCAGCCGTGCCGGCGCCCTGACCTGCGGGGCCGGCCGCTCTCATCCGGGGGCAGGACGGTGATGCAGACCTTGGGCGCGGAGCGCAGCCGCTGAGCCGCGGCCTCGGGGCCAAGGTTGGGCAGCGTCTGGCCGCACACGCGCAGCAGGCGCGCCCCGGGCCGCAGCCCCGCCGTCTCCGCGAACGTGAAGCGCTCCACGTGCGTGACGAAGCCCTCGGCGTCCACTTCGAAGCCCAGGCGGCCCTGGCCGTCGCGGGGCAGCGCGAGCTCGCGGGTCTCGCAGCCGCGGCTCACCAGCTGGGGCGGAGCGAGGCATCACCGGGGCGATCGGAGGAGGGGTCGCCCCAGCGCCAGCCCCGGGAACCtcgtccaaggccacacagaccTCCCCCGGGGCCCTCCACCCGACAGAGGAGGGCTCGTGGCTCGGAGACTAGGGTCCCCCCGCTAGGACCCCGCAGGTCCGGCGTGGCCAGACGGGGGCCGGGACTGCCCAGAgccgctcccacagcgggctccGCCCCGACGCGCGGAGGCTGCGGCTGCGAGCGCCCCGGCGCCCCGCCCTTCCCTGGGTCTCACCTGCAGGCGCGCCACCACCTCGCCCACGGCTTGCTCAGGGGGGCCGTCGAACCGCAGGGTGATCGCCTCCCCGCGGCCGTGGTACAGATCGAGCTGCTGCTCGGAGAAGGTCCAGGCCAGCACGTCGCGACAGGCGCAGTTAAAGACGACCCGGCCGTCGCGGGGCGCCACCAGCACCAGCGCCTCGGCCGAGATGCCCAGCAGGCAGGGCACCTCGGGGTGGTCGGGGCTGCCTGCCTGGGCCCcggccgcgccccgcgccccgggcGCCGCGCGCACTCCCCACACCAGCGCGCCGGCCGCCTGCAGCTCGGCCCCCGCGCCCCGAGGGGACGCCCGCCGCCTCACGCCCAGGGAGGGCAGGCCAAAGCGGGAAGCTGAGTCCAGCGACGTGGTGGTCACCTCATTGGTGGCCAGGTCCTGCAGGTACTGCTGGCGCGTGCGCGTGGCCATGGTGTGGAACTGGCGTGCGTGGCCCGCCGCCTGCTCGCCATTGAGCGCCTTGGCCAGCAGGAAGGCCCGGAAGTCGGCATTGGCCGCGAAAGGGCCTCCACCTAGGGGCAGAACCGGACCAAAGGCTGGGGTGTCCTGGGTGCGGCTCACAGCCACCCTACGGGGAGGAAGACGGTAGTCAGGGGCAACAGGAAGGATCCAGGGAGGCTTGCCCGGGGCAGGACTGGGGCGGCCGGAGCACCCAcctgtaggaggtgtgcgggGTGCAGGGCGCCTGGGCCCGCACCACCAGGAACACGTGCTGGAAGTGCGAGCGGATGGTGCTGGGGCAGAAGGCCTTGCTGCCCGGCTCCTGGAACACGATGGTCACGATGTTGTTGCCGATGTGGCGCTTCCGCAGGAGCTGCGGGTCAgatggtggggggtgaggggggcctgtCTGCCCCGTCCCTCCTCATGCAagcagggcagagcctgggcacCCCCCCCTTAGAGGAGCGTTAGCAGCCGGGAGGGTTGTTGGAGGTCAACAGAGCTCAAGCCAAGGCTCAAAGATTGCCATCCCCACAGCACCCCTCCCTGGCTCCCCGGAAGCccctgacacccccaccccagcctctcacacctgctgctgattATTGGGGGTGTAAGGCAGCATCGTGGACACGTGGAACATGATCTCGTGGTCCTGGTACACGGTGTAGAGCGAGTGCGTGCCTGTGGAGTCggctgggacagagggaggaagggtgatCTGGGCGACGTGCCTACCATCCCTGCCTGGCGTCAGGAGCCTCTGTGCCCCAACCAGCAGGTGGAACCCCTTCATGCCACCAGCCCATGGCCAGGCCACGAGGTTTTCAGCCTTGGcggctcccttcccccttcccctacAGGTTCCAGCCGCCAGCCTGGAGTCAGGTTGGGGTGTTGACAGAATGAAGACAGAAATAAGAAATGGCCCGCgaagagggaggcaggacagATGTCCtaggagaggacagagagagaatggaaggcaggaggtgctcaataaaaacccctcccgggggcctgggggccctTCTCGCCAGGAGGCAGGCGCACTCGGAGTGGGATATGCGTGTTTGATGgaggggtggtgcctccagaccACCGTGGCCCCGCTCCGGCAGTGGGCACCAGGGCCTTGGAGacagtcccagcccctcctcccagcccaggggtTTGCCTCTGCAGCCCCTGACCCATGTCCCAGCTCCCCAAAGACCCTCCATTCCTGGTCCCACCCCTAGGACAATACAGTGGTTCTCACCAAGGCATCCTGCCCCTCAGCACGcgtctgcccccaccctccacctccacccccagcttCCTGGGTCTCAgaggatattgttccattgattttttttttttttttagagagagtggaagggagagggagaaggagagagagagaaacatcgatgtgagagagacacattgattggttgcctcccacatgccctctAACAGGgccggggactgagcctgcaaccgaggtaggtgcccttgaccagagtcaaacccgggacccttcagcccacaggctgatgctctatccactgagccaaactggccagggctgggtctcACTTTTGGTGTCCAGCTGGGCCCGGTAGCTCTCAAAGCCTTTGAGCCGCACCACGTCGCCCAGCAGGGTGAGGAACTGCATGAAGGCGGGTCCTGCCTCCTGGTTGTTGTACATCTCCTCTTCCGAGCCCTGGCCCGCCCGGCAGTACAGGATGCCCACCTTGCGCTGGAAGCtcagctggggggcagggaaggcacaGGCAGAAGACACAGGCCTCAGTCCCTCCCAGTCCCCCCACACCGGGTCTTGGGGAATGGATGGGACGCTGGCCTGGAGGCTGGGCTGCCTTGATGCCCCATCAAGTGGGTTTTGTTTGTCTGCCCCAGCGctcaggagggtggagcaggtcCCAGGTGGGACAGGTCGGGGAGGGGGTTGGTTCTCCTGTGTCCACAGCGGAGATGATTCATGGAAAGGATCCTAAATACGGTGCCCTCGTCTCGAGATAGATTCACATCCTCCTCATCTCAGAGCtagcctgccccctgctccctcaAACCCCaggcaccccaccccagcccctggaggCCTTGCGTCCCATACCACCTCTGCTCCTTTCCCTCTGGGGTGAACTGCACAACTCAGGGCACTGTGGCCCCATACGAACAAGACCCGTTCCCCTTCAGCTCTGGCCTCCCCTCTTCATGCTAATCCTGTCTATACCATGGTCCCCACTTTAATTTCACCCCCCAActcctgcagccccactcccaccccagctcctaacccccaactccctccccaaTCCATCAGATCTTCAAGCACAGGCTCTCATGTGCTGGGTCTGGGCCGGGCCCAGgtatctgcatttctaacaagcgcCCAGGTGATGTGGATGCTGCTGGTCTAGATCTGGTGTGTAGAGGCCGGGCCCCAGATGGCCGCTGATAGCCTCTCTGAAAAGCCAGCTTCGCGGGGGTTCCATTCCTGTCCAGGATCAAGGTCAGGGCTAGGTGTATGAGAGCTGGGCAGGCTGGGTTCAGACCAGGTCTAGCGATAGGGCTGGGGGTGCCCGGCCACTCACCACTTGCTCGTCCAGCGTGAGCAGCGTGCGTGGCACCTTCGGTGAGGCTGAGCCCAGGCGCAGGCAGGTCAGGCTCAGCCTGGGCGCCACGTGCTCCAGAAGCTTCCTCGGGGACAGGCCCCTCGGGGGCCCCGGGGGCAGCACCTCCTCCGAGATGGTGCCACGGAGGGTCCGGAGCTGAGGAGGAAGTGCAGGGCGCTCAGGACACATACAGGTTGTTGAGGATGACATCCGCGGTCTGACCCATGACCCTGGCCCACCTGCGTGGTCCGCACGATGATCCGGTAGCTGTGCAGAGTGCCCCCGCCGctgccctccttctcctcccgccGCAGGCTCACTGCCACCGGACCCAGCGCCTCGTCCAGTCCGAAGAAGTTCTGGTGTTCTGAGGGGGCCCAGGCAGTTGGATGACTAGTCCTGCCGCCCGCCCAGCAGTCCCACCCTCGCTGGACCACCCATCACTAAGTCCCTCTTAGGCCCCATCTCACCACCTAGTGCCGACCCTAGactaagcccccccccccaagcccacCCACGTTCTACCAAGCCCAGCGCCTGCCCCTCGACACCAGGCCCTAAGCCCCGCCACCTCTGCATCCCCGTCCTCGCACACCTTGTCTCAGACTGAGGGGCCCAATGCCGGCCTTCTCCTCCTAGAGCCGGCCGTGACCCTGCCCACCACCTCACATTCTCCAGGATGTGAGGGACCCTCCCTTCTGGACACAGACAAGGATCAGGCTCTGGTTTGCGTGTGTTTTCAGGCCTCAGTTTTCACCTCTCAGAAATGTAGATAGGAAatctctccccagcccagaggaGGCTGAGGCTGAACCAGATGGAAGCGGAGGGGCGTGCCTGGCTGTGGTGGAGGCTGGGGTTGGCCGGAGGGAGGTGGTTAAAGCCGggcccagcccagcggccctggCCCAGGGGCAGAGCCTAACCCTTCGTCTGGCCAGGGGCTCGACAGGGAAAGGCCAGCTCCCGAGTCTCACGGTGCGCGTCGCAGGGACAGGGAGCGTGCCCGCCCCGCGGCCGGCCCTCACCTTTGTTGTAGAAGTACTTGCGGTAGTAGCCGGCGCCCAGGTCCGCGTGCTCCAGGCTGTAGGCTGAGGTTCGGTTCTGTGGCTCCTCCAGGACCGACACGGCTGCGttgggcagtgcaggaggcacagGCGGGGACACGGGTCCacccaggcccagctcaccctCACCCCCGAGCTCACTCACAAAGCCGGGCGCCTCCAGCAGCAGGTCTGAGCGGGCAGTCCGGTCCTCAGCCGAGGCCAGGGTCCCAGAGCCGGGCTCCGtgtggccccccgccccccgaggccGCGGAGCCCAGTCGAAGAGCAGGCTCTGCACGTCATAGTGGGCGAACCAGCGGGGCTCAGGCACTGGCGGGAAGGAGGGCTCTGGCTCCTCGGCTGGCAGCCCCAGCAGTGCCAGTGGGTCAGTGAAGAGGCGCGTGGGGACCACAGCAGGGCGGCCGGCCTCCTCGTGGCTGTGGGCACGGGCTCGGGGGCTGGCCGGCGTGGGGGGCCGGGCCTCGCCTGCGTCAC contains:
- the SIPA1 gene encoding signal-induced proliferation-associated protein 1 isoform X2, which gives rise to MPMWAGGAGSPRRGTAPAPTDDLFARKLRQPARPPLTPHTFEPRPTRGPLLRSGSDAGEARPPTPASPRARAHSHEEAGRPAVVPTRLFTDPLALLGLPAEEPEPSFPPVPEPRWFAHYDVQSLLFDWAPRPRGAGGHTEPGSGTLASAEDRTARSDLLLEAPGFVSELGGEGELGLGGPVSPPVPPALPNAAVSVLEEPQNRTSAYSLEHADLGAGYYRKYFYNKEHQNFFGLDEALGPVAVSLRREEKEGSGGGTLHSYRIIVRTTQLRTLRGTISEEVLPPGPPRGLSPRKLLEHVAPRLSLTCLRLGSASPKVPRTLLTLDEQVLSFQRKVGILYCRAGQGSEEEMYNNQEAGPAFMQFLTLLGDVVRLKGFESYRAQLDTKTDSTGTHSLYTVYQDHEIMFHVSTMLPYTPNNQQQLLRKRHIGNNIVTIVFQEPGSKAFCPSTIRSHFQHVFLVVRAQAPCTPHTSYRVAVSRTQDTPAFGPVLPLGGGPFAANADFRAFLLAKALNGEQAAGHARQFHTMATRTRQQYLQDLATNEVTTTSLDSASRFGLPSLGVRRRASPRGAGAELQAAGALVWGVRAAPGARGAAGAQAGSPDHPEVPCLLGISAEALVLVAPRDGRVVFNCACRDVLAWTFSEQQLDLYHGRGEAITLRFDGPPEQAVGEVVARLQLVSRGCETRELALPRDGQGRLGFEVDAEGFVTHVERFTFAETAGLRPGARLLRVCGQTLPNLGPEAAAQRLRSAPKVCITVLPPDESGRPRRSFSELYRLSLQEPGRRGAPGPVQEEAPEVALMPTTQQLLHVCLSDGSGPPGPGDLAEERTEFLHSQHSPSPCSSLSDEAPVLPNTTPDLLLAATAKPSPPGAGRETPPTQDGPASPNGDEDRGDPAPEMRASFLPRTLSLRNSISKIMSEAGAETLEDEWQSISEIASTCNTILESLSREGQPIPESGDARGTPKPDAEPEPRSLSEKVSHLESLLRKLQEDLQKEKADRAALEEEVRSLRNNNRLLLASKHLGSPTTDLA
- the SIPA1 gene encoding signal-induced proliferation-associated protein 1 isoform X3 encodes the protein MPMWAGGAGSPRRGTAPAPTDDLFARKLRQPARPPLTPHTFEPRPTRGPLLRSGSDAGEARPPTPASPRARAHSHEEAGRPAVVPTRLFTDPLALLGLPAEEPEPSFPPVPEPRWFAHYDVQSLLFDWAPRPRGAGGHTEPGSGTLASAEDRTARSDLLLEAPGFVSELGGEGELGLGGPVSPPVPPALPNAAVSVLEEPQNRTSAYSLEHADLGAGYYRKYFYNKEHQNFFGLDEALGPVAVSLRREEKEGSGGGTLHSYRIIVRTTQLRTLRGTISEEVLPPGPPRGLSPRKLLEHVAPRLSLTCLRLGSASPKVPRTLLTLDEQVLSFQRKVGILYCRAGQGSEEEMYNNQEAGPAFMQFLTLLGDVVRLKGFESYRAQLDTKTDSTGTHSLYTVYQDHEIMFHVSTMLPYTPNNQQQLLRKRHIGNNIVTIVFQEPGSKAFCPSTIRSHFQHVFLVVRAQAPCTPHTSYRVAVSRTQDTPAFGPVLPLGGGPFAANADFRAFLLAKALNGEQAAGHARQFHTMATRTRQQYLQDLATNEVTTTSLDSASRFGLPSLGVRRRASPRGAGAELQAAGALVWGVRAAPGARGAAGAQAGSPDHPEVPCLLGISAEALVLVAPRDGRVVFNCACRDVLAWTFSEQQLDLYHGRGEAITLRFDGPPEQAVGEVVARLQLVSRGCETRELALPRDGQGRLGFEVDAEGFVTHVERFTFAETAGLRPGARLLRVCGQTLPNLGPEAAAQRLRSAPKVCITVLPPDESGRPRRSFSELYRLSLQEPGRRGAPGPVQEEAPEVALMPTTQQLLHVCLSDGSGPPGPGDLAEERTEFLHSQHSPSPCSSLSDEAPVLPNTTPDLLLAATAKPSPPGAGRETPPTQDGPASPNGDEDRGDPAPEMRASFLPRTLSLRNSISKIMSEAGAETLEDEWQSISEIASTCNTILESLSREGEATEGQPIPESGDARGTPKPDAEPEPRSLSEKVSHLESLLRKLQEDLQKEKADRAALEEEVRSLRNNNRLLLASKHLGSPTTDLA
- the SIPA1 gene encoding signal-induced proliferation-associated protein 1 isoform X1, translated to MPMWAGGAGSPRRGTAPAPTDDLFARKLRQPARPPLTPHTFEPRPTRGPLLRSGSDAGEARPPTPASPRARAHSHEEAGRPAVVPTRLFTDPLALLGLPAEEPEPSFPPVPEPRWFAHYDVQSLLFDWAPRPRGAGGHTEPGSGTLASAEDRTARSDLLLEAPGFVSELGGEGELGLGGPVSPPVPPALPNAAVSVLEEPQNRTSAYSLEHADLGAGYYRKYFYNKEHQNFFGLDEALGPVAVSLRREEKEGSGGGTLHSYRIIVRTTQLRTLRGTISEEVLPPGPPRGLSPRKLLEHVAPRLSLTCLRLGSASPKVPRTLLTLDEQVLSFQRKVGILYCRAGQGSEEEMYNNQEAGPAFMQFLTLLGDVVRLKGFESYRAQLDTKTDSTGTHSLYTVYQDHEIMFHVSTMLPYTPNNQQQLLRKRHIGNNIVTIVFQEPGSKAFCPSTIRSHFQHVFLVVRAQAPCTPHTSYRVAVSRTQDTPAFGPVLPLGGGPFAANADFRAFLLAKALNGEQAAGHARQFHTMATRTRQQYLQDLATNEVTTTSLDSASRFGLPSLGVRRRASPRGAGAELQAAGALVWGVRAAPGARGAAGAQAGSPDHPEVPCLLGISAEALVLVAPRDGRVVFNCACRDVLAWTFSEQQLDLYHGRGEAITLRFDGPPEQAVGEVVARLQLVSRGCETRELALPRDGQGRLGFEVDAEGFVTHVERFTFAETAGLRPGARLLRVCGQTLPNLGPEAAAQRLRSAPKVCITVLPPDESGRPRRSFSELYRLSLQEPGRRGAPGPVQEEAPEVALMPTTQQLLHVCLSDGSGPPGPGDLAEERTEFLHSQHSPSPCSSLSDEAPVLPNTTPDLLLAATAKPSPPGAGRETPPTQDGPASPNGDEDRGDPAPEMRASFLPRTLSLRNSISKIMSEAGAETLEDEWQSISEIASTCNTILESLSREGEATEGECCGEEPGWGSYFLYRPAVPLSPQDSPSQRVEMPGEPPNLMLSQNPGACPRRSLTWSPCSGSCRRTCRRRRRTGRPWRRRFAACGTTTACSWPPSTWARPPRTWPEPLGPASAWLWTCSAPPRSFRARGRTGPWAPSGTRPAHRRILALPPLPSPVLVAKFPLPRACL